A genomic region of Lysinibacillus sp. 2017 contains the following coding sequences:
- a CDS encoding EamA family transporter, with amino-acid sequence MWFIFAILTALSWGCADLFYKKGSNPDDKFSHLKIVIMVGLVMGIHGVFYMVSNNLTFDFFEMIRYLPVSFFYILSMTIGYIGLRYIALSISSPIQNSSGVITSILLFAFFSYSFNSLELTGIFLITVGVILLGILERKYEIKEIKNTLTKEDKKYQIGFLAIMFPIIYAILDGTGTFLDGVYLDEMKLITEDNALLAYEFTFAICAVISYIYLRMFKKIKINLFKEKTKLSAALFETVGQYFYVFAMAKNAIISAPLIASYSIFSIILSRLFLKEKLTKVQYLVIVMVMLGIILLGVSDEL; translated from the coding sequence ATGTGGTTTATTTTTGCTATACTCACTGCTCTATCATGGGGCTGTGCTGATTTATTTTATAAAAAGGGTTCAAATCCAGATGATAAGTTTAGTCACTTAAAAATTGTCATTATGGTTGGATTAGTAATGGGGATTCATGGTGTATTTTACATGGTTTCAAATAATTTGACTTTTGATTTTTTTGAAATGATTAGATATCTTCCTGTATCGTTTTTTTATATTTTATCCATGACTATTGGTTATATCGGATTGAGATACATAGCTTTGTCTATATCCTCACCTATTCAAAATTCTTCTGGTGTCATTACGAGTATTTTACTTTTCGCATTTTTCTCTTATTCGTTTAATTCATTAGAATTAACTGGAATATTCCTAATAACAGTTGGTGTAATTTTATTAGGTATACTAGAGCGTAAATACGAAATAAAAGAAATTAAAAACACGCTAACTAAAGAAGATAAGAAGTATCAAATTGGTTTTTTAGCAATTATGTTCCCTATTATCTATGCAATATTAGATGGTACAGGTACATTTTTAGATGGCGTTTATTTAGATGAAATGAAGCTAATTACTGAAGATAATGCATTATTAGCATATGAATTTACCTTTGCCATCTGTGCTGTCATTTCGTATATCTATTTACGAATGTTTAAGAAAATTAAAATTAACTTATTCAAGGAAAAAACGAAATTATCGGCTGCCCTATTTGAAACAGTTGGCCAATATTTCTATGTATTTGCGATGGCGAAGAATGCAATTATTTCTGCCCCATTAATTGCTTCATATAGTATCTTCTCAATTATCTTATCGAGACTATTTTTGAAGGAAAAATTAACTAAGGTACAGTATTTAGTAATTGTGATGGTTATGTTAGGTATTATACTTTTAGGGGTATCTGACGAATTATAA
- a CDS encoding dynamin family protein produces the protein MTEIQNTQQNTIDDTSPLEQLIERLKPLHVILSQNSYVKDTTRRLKRIIDDAESQPIILILGKERVGKTTLINSLIGRALLEDHTNLPTNTNTFLRYGEEECIKAIFLDGMVATFDISKLHLLTVSDTFSAQIIREHLDYIEVYIKHDLLKSVTIIDSTALEVGPNNTAYFSHSILQRVDEIFWVLRNGSVATEDETNFLNKLQSFGHKPHLIVNGIDEATKNVHQFIASEKERYGDKIGKTVAVSALLAMQARKTNDSQILIDSKITELTQLIYRLVNNQEKKTRHVTELFVHWLERLRKEIEIIPSREPYISAFENVERYSSDLEFEFTRQQRDLALIASYEDEYQNVSKVFKEVQTLYQLLQKLAGDLYLRDPLVEKFEEIAIMYQKNVRDYRKLHVDYSMEFTRLEKQYKKLTGNALIIPINADALDHVTLDRIQSLNKLQQQCQDKMELIKKYEQFVCKNLYTVQNRLNELAAMRLKSIINQVSDLNLQRENERIYLKSYANKLTEFNCIVEAQAFLRDAVVPNLFEGDLPLMEQEKVHIRNTIECICAVDLTHQALYKRLNIGESNDLMAQLEFESKYKLMGLSLTENDVKSDLPELPQLINM, from the coding sequence ATGACTGAAATACAAAACACCCAGCAAAACACGATAGATGATACCTCACCATTAGAGCAATTAATAGAACGTCTAAAACCGTTACATGTTATTTTATCGCAAAATTCATACGTAAAAGATACGACAAGACGTTTAAAACGAATTATCGATGATGCGGAAAGCCAACCAATCATACTTATTTTAGGGAAAGAACGAGTAGGTAAAACAACCTTAATTAATAGTCTAATAGGACGTGCTTTATTAGAAGATCATACCAATCTGCCAACAAATACAAATACATTTTTACGTTATGGCGAGGAAGAGTGCATTAAAGCAATCTTTTTAGACGGTATGGTTGCAACATTTGATATTTCAAAATTACATTTACTAACCGTTTCGGATACATTTAGTGCGCAAATTATTCGCGAGCACTTAGATTACATAGAGGTATATATTAAACACGATTTGTTAAAGAGTGTAACGATTATTGATTCAACAGCGCTTGAAGTAGGTCCTAATAACACTGCTTATTTCTCACATTCGATTTTACAACGTGTCGATGAAATTTTTTGGGTTTTACGAAATGGCTCAGTAGCGACAGAAGACGAAACTAATTTCTTAAATAAATTACAATCATTTGGTCATAAGCCACATTTAATTGTTAATGGCATTGATGAAGCTACTAAAAACGTCCATCAATTTATTGCATCTGAAAAAGAACGATACGGTGATAAAATTGGTAAAACGGTTGCTGTTTCTGCGTTATTAGCAATGCAAGCACGTAAAACAAATGATTCTCAAATTTTAATCGATTCAAAAATTACCGAACTGACGCAATTAATTTATCGATTAGTGAACAACCAGGAAAAGAAAACACGTCATGTAACGGAGTTATTTGTTCATTGGCTGGAACGCTTACGCAAAGAAATTGAAATCATTCCTTCGCGCGAGCCGTATATATCGGCATTTGAAAATGTTGAACGTTACTCATCGGACTTGGAATTCGAGTTTACTCGCCAACAACGTGATTTAGCGTTAATCGCCTCATACGAAGATGAATACCAAAATGTAAGTAAGGTGTTTAAAGAAGTACAAACTTTGTATCAATTGCTTCAAAAACTAGCTGGAGATTTATATTTGCGCGATCCGCTTGTTGAAAAGTTCGAAGAGATTGCGATAATGTATCAAAAGAATGTGCGTGATTATCGTAAATTGCATGTTGATTATTCAATGGAATTTACACGTCTAGAAAAGCAATATAAAAAATTGACGGGCAATGCACTAATTATTCCAATAAACGCAGATGCTTTAGATCATGTGACATTAGATCGTATTCAGTCATTAAACAAGTTGCAACAGCAATGTCAGGACAAAATGGAGCTTATTAAAAAGTACGAGCAATTTGTATGTAAAAACTTATATACAGTACAAAATCGTTTAAATGAATTAGCTGCAATGCGTTTGAAGTCCATTATTAATCAAGTTAGTGATTTAAACTTACAACGTGAAAATGAACGAATTTATTTGAAATCGTATGCGAATAAATTAACGGAATTTAATTGTATTGTAGAAGCACAAGCATTTTTACGTGATGCGGTCGTTCCCAACTTGTTTGAAGGGGATTTACCTTTAATGGAGCAGGAAAAGGTACATATTCGTAATACGATTGAATGCATTTGCGCGGTTGATTTGACGCATCAAGCATTGTATAAACGATTAAATATTGGTGAGTCAAATGATTTAATGGCGCAGTTAGAATTTGAATCGAAATATAAATTGATGGGGCTAAGTTTAACAGAAAATGATGTAAAATCGGATTTACCTGAATTACCACAGCTGATTAATATGTAA
- a CDS encoding SulP family inorganic anion transporter: MYSLREQWFGNVRADVLAGLVVALALIPEAIAFSILAGVDPMVGLYASFVIAVTISFVGGRPAMISAATGAMAIVIVTLVKDHGLQYLLAATVLTGLIQILFGVFKIARLMKFIPNAVMIGFVNSLAILVFIAQTPHFIGGSLMTWLFLLLTIVLIYAIPYVIKGIPAPLIAVVILSIVAVYSGINLKTVGDMGTISQSLPSFLIPDIPWTFETLMIILPYSLALAVVGLVESLLTASILDDMTTSDSDKNKEARGQGIANVINGFFGGMAGCAMIGQSVINVKSGGRGRLSTFVAGAFLMFLILVLGDFVVQIPMPVLAGVMIVVCITQFDWHSFKYAVTAPKKDVFVMLLTIVVVLYTHNLAIGVVAGIVVSALFFVNEISRVKVTQNGATFNVTGQLFFASTESFVNYFKSQTINETSIIINFENAKVWDDSAVGSLLKVKDLLKAKGITITYKGIDESGKQLMRKLTGNTMID; encoded by the coding sequence ATGTATAGTTTACGTGAGCAATGGTTCGGAAATGTACGTGCAGATGTATTAGCAGGACTTGTTGTTGCACTCGCACTTATCCCTGAAGCAATTGCTTTTTCTATTTTAGCAGGAGTAGATCCAATGGTCGGCTTATATGCGTCCTTTGTCATTGCCGTGACGATCAGTTTTGTTGGTGGACGACCTGCCATGATTTCCGCCGCAACAGGTGCGATGGCCATCGTTATCGTTACACTTGTAAAAGACCACGGGTTGCAATATTTATTGGCAGCAACGGTTTTAACGGGTCTTATTCAAATTCTATTTGGCGTGTTTAAAATCGCTCGATTAATGAAGTTCATTCCAAATGCTGTCATGATTGGTTTTGTAAATTCTTTAGCCATTTTAGTATTTATCGCACAAACCCCACATTTCATTGGGGGAAGTTTAATGACTTGGTTATTTTTACTGCTGACGATTGTATTAATCTATGCCATTCCTTATGTTATTAAAGGGATACCCGCGCCACTTATTGCAGTTGTCATTTTATCGATTGTAGCTGTATATTCTGGTATTAATTTAAAAACCGTTGGCGATATGGGCACTATCAGTCAGTCGTTACCTTCATTTTTGATTCCTGATATTCCTTGGACATTTGAAACACTGATGATTATTTTACCCTATTCGTTAGCACTTGCTGTCGTTGGTCTTGTAGAATCGCTACTTACTGCATCGATTTTAGATGATATGACGACTAGTGATAGTGATAAAAATAAAGAAGCGCGTGGACAAGGAATTGCCAATGTGATTAATGGTTTCTTTGGTGGTATGGCTGGCTGTGCTATGATTGGGCAATCCGTTATTAATGTCAAATCAGGTGGTCGCGGTCGCTTATCAACATTTGTTGCTGGTGCGTTTTTAATGTTTTTAATTTTAGTGTTAGGCGATTTTGTTGTACAAATACCTATGCCGGTTTTAGCAGGTGTTATGATTGTTGTATGTATCACTCAATTTGATTGGCATTCATTTAAATACGCTGTTACTGCACCGAAAAAAGATGTGTTTGTCATGCTATTAACAATAGTCGTCGTTCTCTATACACATAACTTAGCAATCGGTGTTGTCGCAGGAATTGTCGTTAGTGCGCTATTTTTCGTTAATGAAATTTCACGGGTTAAAGTAACTCAAAACGGCGCTACATTTAACGTTACTGGCCAGCTATTCTTCGCTTCAACGGAAAGCTTTGTGAACTACTTTAAATCACAAACAATTAATGAGACTTCCATTATTATTAACTTTGAAAATGCAAAAGTATGGGACGATTCAGCTGTTGGTTCTTTATTAAAGGTTAAGGATCTTTTAAAGGCGAAAGGTATTACAATTACCTATAAAGGAATAGATGAATCTGGTAAGCAGTTAATGAGAAAATTAACGGGCAATACAATGATTGATTAG